A single region of the Plantactinospora soyae genome encodes:
- a CDS encoding ABC transporter ATP-binding protein: MTGLLELVGVGREFQRRGRAVPALTDIDLRIARTSFVCVVGASGSGKSTLLSLVAGLDRPSAGEILLDGNPVLGPGPDRGLVLQSGAVYPWRTVERNVAFGLELLRIDRAERSRRVAWYLEETGLTALRSALPRQLSGGQRQRVAIARALACEPDVLLLDEPFGALDVQTKEDMQLFIRRVWRDTGTTVLMVTHDVEEAVFLGQRVVVLASDPGRIAADITLELPEERELAIKRTPEFLELRARVEDLVRTFHHHAG; this comes from the coding sequence GTGACCGGGCTGCTCGAACTCGTCGGAGTCGGCAGGGAGTTCCAGCGACGTGGTCGGGCCGTACCCGCACTGACCGACATCGACCTGCGGATCGCCCGTACCTCGTTCGTCTGCGTGGTCGGGGCGAGCGGTTCCGGCAAGTCCACGCTGCTGTCCCTGGTCGCCGGGCTCGACCGGCCGTCGGCCGGGGAGATTCTGCTCGACGGCAACCCGGTGCTCGGGCCCGGCCCGGACCGTGGCCTGGTGTTGCAGAGCGGGGCCGTCTATCCCTGGCGGACGGTCGAGCGCAACGTCGCGTTCGGCCTGGAACTGCTCCGGATCGACCGGGCGGAGCGGTCCCGCCGGGTCGCCTGGTATCTGGAGGAGACCGGGCTGACCGCACTCCGCTCGGCCCTGCCGAGACAACTCTCCGGCGGGCAGCGCCAACGGGTGGCGATCGCCCGGGCACTGGCCTGCGAGCCGGACGTCCTGCTCCTCGACGAGCCGTTCGGCGCGCTGGACGTGCAGACCAAGGAGGACATGCAACTTTTCATCCGACGGGTGTGGCGGGACACCGGCACGACCGTGCTGATGGTCACCCACGACGTGGAAGAGGCCGTCTTCCTCGGTCAGCGGGTGGTGGTGCTGGCCAGCGATCCCGGGCGGATAGCCGCCGACATCACGCTGGAGCTGCCCGAGGAGCGCGAACTGGCGATCAAGCGGACGCCGGAGTTCCTGGAGCTGCGGGCCCGGGTCGAGGACCTGGTCCGGACGTTCCACCACCACGCCGGATAG
- a CDS encoding ABC transporter permease, producing MERLAEPRPSGGAAPERPPTARQLFGSLPRRRPSGRPGTVLALRTPLPGRTRTILVLASVAVPLLAWLVLGATGAVDPRFLPAPGAVWAAGVEMARSGELVTDAWATVRRILYGYGLGVAVAVPLGVAMGSFTAARSALEPVSGLLRYLPAAAFTPLLLIWLGIGESPKIALIFIGTVFFNMLMVADAVRQVPLDLVNVSYTLGARRSEVLGKVILPYALPGIVDAVRVNFAAAWGLVVVAELVNSQEGLGKRILLAQRFTQTDKIFAILVVIGLIGVTADVALRITRDRIGRWVP from the coding sequence ATGGAACGCCTCGCCGAGCCGCGTCCGTCCGGGGGAGCGGCGCCGGAACGTCCGCCGACCGCCCGGCAACTCTTCGGGTCGCTGCCCCGCCGCCGTCCGTCCGGGCGGCCGGGAACGGTACTGGCGCTGCGTACCCCGTTGCCCGGCCGGACCCGCACCATCCTGGTACTGGCGTCGGTGGCCGTACCGCTGCTGGCCTGGCTGGTGCTCGGCGCCACCGGGGCCGTCGACCCGCGGTTCCTGCCGGCCCCGGGCGCGGTCTGGGCGGCCGGAGTCGAGATGGCCCGCAGTGGGGAACTCGTCACCGACGCCTGGGCCACCGTCCGGCGGATCCTCTACGGGTACGGGCTCGGGGTCGCGGTGGCGGTGCCGCTCGGCGTGGCGATGGGCAGTTTCACCGCCGCCCGTTCGGCGCTGGAACCGGTCAGTGGACTGCTGCGGTACCTGCCAGCCGCCGCATTCACGCCGTTGCTGCTGATCTGGCTGGGCATCGGGGAGTCTCCGAAGATCGCGCTCATCTTCATCGGCACGGTCTTCTTCAACATGCTGATGGTCGCCGACGCGGTCCGACAGGTGCCGCTGGACCTGGTCAACGTGTCGTACACGCTGGGCGCCCGGCGGAGTGAGGTCCTCGGCAAGGTGATCCTGCCGTACGCCCTGCCCGGCATCGTCGACGCGGTACGGGTGAACTTCGCCGCCGCCTGGGGGCTGGTCGTGGTCGCCGAGCTGGTCAACAGCCAGGAGGGACTGGGCAAGCGGATCCTGCTCGCCCAGCGCTTCACCCAGACCGACAAGATCTTCGCGATCCTGGTGGTGATCGGCCTGATCGGGGTGACCGCCGACGTGGCGCTGCGGATCACCCGGGACCGGATCGGAAGGTGGGTGCCGTGA
- a CDS encoding ABC transporter substrate-binding protein — MRRRHLTELLAVAACVVVLAATAACGGDGGARPGQPATVRLGFSAWPGWFPWQVAQEKGLFKENGVTVEVTYFDSYTDSLQALSTGNLDANSQTLNDTLSSVSGGAKQTIVLVNDNSTGNDQIIAAPGINSVADLRGRKVAVEQGTVDHYLLLLALEKAGLTERDITLTPLLTDAAAAAFVAGQVDAVGVFAPFTTTALGRSGSRAIATSKDFPGAIPDHLAFDTEFVSDHPDEVQKVVQTWFDTLKWITANPGEAVTIMARRGGVSEADYQTYNAGTTIFTREQNLAAFTPGADPTHLDHQADQIAEFLVKTELAPAKPSLDGLLEPKFVQAAT; from the coding sequence ATGAGAAGACGGCACCTGACGGAACTCCTGGCGGTCGCGGCGTGCGTCGTCGTACTGGCCGCCACGGCGGCCTGCGGCGGGGACGGCGGGGCCCGTCCGGGCCAGCCCGCCACGGTACGGCTCGGCTTCAGTGCCTGGCCGGGCTGGTTCCCCTGGCAGGTCGCGCAGGAGAAGGGACTGTTCAAGGAGAACGGCGTCACCGTGGAGGTGACGTACTTCGACAGCTACACCGACAGCCTCCAGGCGCTGAGCACCGGCAACCTCGACGCCAACAGCCAGACCCTGAACGACACCCTCTCCTCGGTCAGCGGTGGGGCCAAACAGACGATCGTCCTGGTCAACGACAACTCGACCGGCAACGACCAGATCATCGCGGCGCCCGGCATCAACAGCGTCGCCGACCTGCGGGGCAGGAAGGTCGCGGTCGAGCAGGGCACGGTCGACCACTACCTGCTGCTGCTCGCCCTCGAGAAGGCGGGCCTGACCGAACGGGACATCACCCTGACCCCGCTGCTCACCGATGCCGCCGCAGCGGCGTTCGTGGCCGGCCAGGTCGACGCGGTCGGGGTGTTCGCGCCGTTCACCACCACCGCGCTGGGACGCTCCGGAAGCCGGGCCATCGCGACGTCGAAGGACTTCCCCGGTGCCATTCCCGATCACCTCGCCTTCGACACCGAATTCGTCTCCGACCATCCGGACGAGGTGCAGAAGGTCGTGCAGACCTGGTTCGACACCCTGAAGTGGATCACGGCGAACCCGGGCGAGGCGGTGACGATCATGGCGCGCCGGGGCGGGGTCAGCGAGGCCGACTACCAGACGTACAACGCCGGCACCACCATCTTCACCCGGGAACAGAACCTCGCCGCGTTCACCCCCGGTGCCGACCCCACCCACCTGGACCACCAGGCCGACCAGATCGCCGAGTTCCTGGTGAAGACCGAACTGGCCCCGGCCAAGCCGTCCCTAGACGGGCTGCTGGAGCCGAAGTTCGTACAAGCGGCGACCTGA
- a CDS encoding agmatinase family protein has product MGFAHHHHGQSDGQTPPLHDNYGPEARYAVEREAELPTTRWEAEVERGLRLGLPGADSIVDRRIPTFSRGELPHFAGINTFLKAPYVEDVTTCGEYDVAVLGAPFDGGTTYRPGTRFGPQGIRKISALYGPYSFELGVDLRESITIADLGDIFTIPANIEKTFDQISKAVGHVYASGAFPVVLGGDHSIGYPTVRGVAEHLSGNLGIIHFDRHVDTQETDLDERMHTTPWFHATDIPNVPPKNLVQIGIGGWQAPRPGVKVGRERGTTIMTVTDCVEMGIEAAAAKALEVAWDGAEAVWLSFDVDCLDAAFVPGTGWPEPGGFLPREVLKFIQLIAERPLAGIEVVECSPPYDNAEITSLIATRVICDTLGCLVRAGHLPGRKP; this is encoded by the coding sequence ATGGGCTTCGCGCACCATCATCACGGTCAGTCGGACGGGCAGACCCCGCCGCTGCACGACAATTACGGCCCCGAGGCTCGCTACGCGGTGGAGCGGGAGGCGGAACTTCCCACCACCAGATGGGAGGCGGAGGTCGAACGCGGACTGCGACTCGGACTGCCCGGCGCGGACTCCATCGTGGATCGCCGGATCCCGACGTTCTCCCGCGGCGAGCTACCGCACTTCGCCGGAATCAACACCTTCCTCAAGGCGCCCTACGTCGAGGACGTCACCACCTGCGGCGAGTACGACGTCGCGGTGCTCGGCGCCCCCTTCGACGGCGGTACGACGTACCGGCCGGGGACCCGGTTCGGCCCCCAGGGTATCCGGAAGATCTCCGCGCTGTACGGGCCGTACAGCTTCGAACTCGGCGTCGACCTGCGGGAATCGATCACGATCGCCGACCTCGGTGACATCTTCACCATCCCGGCCAACATCGAAAAGACCTTCGACCAGATCTCCAAGGCGGTCGGCCACGTCTACGCCTCGGGCGCCTTTCCGGTCGTGCTCGGCGGCGACCACTCGATCGGCTACCCCACCGTGCGCGGGGTGGCCGAGCACCTGTCGGGAAACCTCGGCATCATCCACTTCGACCGGCACGTCGACACCCAGGAGACGGATCTCGACGAGCGGATGCACACCACGCCGTGGTTCCACGCCACGGACATCCCCAACGTCCCGCCGAAGAACCTGGTCCAGATCGGCATCGGCGGCTGGCAGGCGCCCCGGCCCGGGGTGAAGGTCGGCCGGGAGCGCGGCACCACGATCATGACGGTCACCGACTGCGTCGAGATGGGAATCGAGGCCGCCGCCGCGAAGGCCCTGGAGGTCGCCTGGGACGGTGCCGAGGCGGTCTGGCTTTCCTTCGACGTCGACTGCCTCGACGCCGCGTTCGTCCCCGGTACGGGCTGGCCCGAACCGGGCGGCTTCCTGCCGCGCGAGGTCCTGAAGTTCATCCAACTGATCGCCGAACGACCGCTCGCCGGCATCGAGGTGGTGGAGTGCTCTCCGCCGTACGACAACGCGGAGATCACCTCGCTGATCGCCACCCGGGTCATCTGCGACACCCTCGGGTGCCTCGTCCGCGCCGGTCATCTGCCTGGGAGAAAGCCATGA
- a CDS encoding FGGY-family carbohydrate kinase: MRKHQPAAGRLWAGVDVGTQSLRVLLVDGAGTVAGHGSQALTSQRTGDRHEQDPTDWWSALGAAFRRALRDVEPTRVGALAICGTSGTFLLAGPDGEARTPALMYDDSRAQREAEDVAKAGADVWAALGYATQPSWALPKLLWLLRHGPAELRADLDAGRVALRHCGDYLATRLTGSPVATDWSTALKTGYDPDGGGWPTGVLDKLGLPSGTLPRVVRPGTRIGALDPTGAAHTGLPVGVPVRAGMTDGCAAQIAAGALEAGSWNSVLGTTLVLKGVTPVRLTDPVGAVYSHRHPDGGWLPGGASNVGAGALEARFPGVDRAGMDRAAAGYEPAGGLVYPLRSPGERFPFVRPAAEPFEVGTFADDADRYAAVLQGVAYVERLCYAHLRRLGADVTGPLSLTGGATRSRYWSQLRADVLGREVTLPRTAEPAFGMAVLAAAGDDNLTEAARRMVRVARVLAPRPGTRERFAEPYARFVDALAVRGHVDEEFATYAKELS, translated from the coding sequence ATGCGAAAACACCAGCCGGCCGCCGGGCGACTCTGGGCGGGCGTCGACGTCGGCACCCAGAGCCTGCGGGTCCTGCTCGTCGACGGCGCCGGCACCGTCGCCGGGCACGGATCGCAGGCCCTGACCAGCCAGCGGACCGGCGACCGGCACGAACAGGACCCGACCGACTGGTGGTCCGCGCTCGGCGCGGCGTTCCGGCGGGCCCTGCGCGACGTCGAACCGACCCGGGTCGGCGCACTGGCGATCTGCGGCACCTCCGGCACCTTCCTGCTGGCCGGTCCGGACGGCGAGGCCCGGACCCCGGCCCTGATGTACGACGACTCCCGGGCCCAGCGTGAGGCCGAGGACGTCGCGAAAGCCGGCGCCGACGTCTGGGCCGCGCTCGGGTACGCCACCCAACCGTCCTGGGCCCTGCCCAAGCTGCTCTGGCTGCTCCGACACGGCCCGGCCGAGCTTCGCGCGGACCTTGACGCCGGCCGGGTCGCACTGCGGCACTGCGGCGACTACCTCGCCACCCGGTTGACCGGGTCCCCGGTGGCCACCGACTGGAGCACCGCGCTCAAGACGGGGTACGACCCCGACGGCGGGGGCTGGCCGACCGGCGTACTCGACAAGCTCGGGCTCCCCTCCGGCACGCTGCCCCGGGTGGTCCGGCCGGGAACCCGGATCGGCGCACTCGACCCGACCGGGGCCGCCCATACCGGGCTCCCCGTCGGGGTGCCCGTACGGGCCGGCATGACCGACGGCTGTGCCGCCCAGATCGCCGCCGGGGCGCTGGAGGCCGGAAGCTGGAACTCCGTCCTCGGCACCACGCTGGTCCTCAAGGGCGTCACCCCGGTCCGGCTGACCGATCCGGTCGGTGCGGTCTACTCACACCGGCACCCGGACGGCGGCTGGCTGCCGGGCGGGGCGTCGAACGTGGGGGCCGGCGCGCTGGAGGCGAGGTTTCCCGGCGTCGACCGGGCCGGAATGGACCGGGCCGCCGCCGGGTACGAACCGGCCGGCGGGCTCGTCTATCCACTCCGCTCCCCCGGCGAGCGGTTCCCGTTCGTCCGGCCCGCCGCCGAGCCGTTCGAGGTGGGCACCTTCGCCGACGACGCGGACCGGTACGCCGCAGTGCTCCAGGGCGTCGCGTACGTGGAACGGCTCTGCTACGCCCACCTTCGCCGGCTCGGGGCCGACGTCACCGGCCCGCTCTCGCTGACCGGCGGGGCGACCCGCAGCCGGTACTGGTCCCAACTGCGCGCGGACGTACTCGGCCGGGAGGTGACCCTGCCGCGTACCGCCGAACCGGCGTTCGGGATGGCCGTGCTGGCGGCGGCCGGCGACGACAACCTCACCGAGGCGGCCCGCCGGATGGTACGGGTGGCCCGGGTACTGGCGCCCCGGCCCGGCACCCGGGAACGGTTCGCCGAGCCGTACGCCCGGTTCGTCGACGCGCTCGCCGTGCGGGGACACGTCGACGAGGAGTTCGCCACCTACGCCAAGGAGCTGTCGTGA
- a CDS encoding histidine phosphatase family protein, translated as MTSTTLVLARHGRTGWHHPNRYAGRSDVPLDTVGERQAQQLARWAARQEFTGLVCSPLRRARDTAAPTATATGLSPLVEPRLRELDFGIAEGRTLTDLRATDPELVARFEADPAADHFPEGERPDQAVSRALEALTALATADPGGRILVVAHNTLIRLVTCAVLGVPLAEYRRRLPLLDPVATTTLRFPVPADRAGLHAEPVALLAYNVPLCRGWDDPDHDDADQRKT; from the coding sequence GTGACCAGTACGACGCTGGTGCTCGCCCGGCACGGCCGGACCGGTTGGCACCATCCGAACCGGTACGCCGGGCGCAGCGACGTACCGCTCGACACCGTCGGCGAGCGGCAGGCCCAGCAGTTGGCCCGGTGGGCGGCACGGCAGGAGTTCACCGGCCTGGTCTGCTCCCCGTTGCGCCGGGCCCGGGACACGGCCGCCCCGACCGCGACGGCGACCGGCCTGTCCCCGCTGGTGGAGCCTCGGCTGCGGGAACTCGACTTCGGCATCGCCGAGGGCCGTACCCTGACCGACCTGCGCGCCACCGACCCCGAGCTGGTGGCCCGGTTCGAGGCCGATCCGGCGGCCGACCACTTCCCCGAGGGCGAACGGCCGGATCAGGCCGTGTCCCGGGCCCTCGAAGCGCTCACCGCGCTGGCCACCGCCGATCCCGGCGGACGGATTCTGGTGGTCGCGCACAACACGCTGATCCGGCTGGTGACGTGTGCGGTGCTGGGGGTGCCGCTGGCGGAGTACCGCCGCCGGCTGCCGCTGCTCGATCCGGTCGCGACCACCACCCTCCGGTTCCCGGTCCCGGCCGACCGTGCAGGGCTGCACGCCGAGCCGGTGGCGTTGCTGGCCTACAACGTGCCGTTGTGTCGAGGATGGGACGATCCCGACCACGACGACGCCGACCAGAGGAAAACATGA
- a CDS encoding DeoR/GlpR family DNA-binding transcription regulator produces the protein MSATDSPERSRPAQRQVEIAEHVLQHGSVSATELAEMFHVSLMTIHRDLDELERQGVVRKFRGGVSAQPSSVFESNVSFRLRAAREEKLALARQARALIEPGMAVMLDDSTTTLEVARLLEDDAGPLTVITNFLETIKLLSGVRGVRLLALGGEYYPTHDSFLGVPCVEAIEALRVDLLFASTSAVSGGYAYHQEQEIVLVKRAMIRAAQRSVLMVDHTKLGRAALHRLAPLREFDLVITDAKAPEETLSEMREHGVRYDIA, from the coding sequence ATGAGCGCTACTGACTCTCCTGAGCGCAGCCGGCCCGCCCAACGCCAGGTGGAGATCGCCGAACACGTGCTCCAGCACGGTTCGGTCTCCGCCACCGAGCTGGCCGAGATGTTCCACGTCAGCCTGATGACCATCCACCGCGACCTGGACGAGTTGGAGCGTCAGGGCGTGGTCCGCAAGTTCCGGGGCGGCGTCAGCGCCCAACCGTCGAGTGTCTTCGAGTCGAACGTGTCGTTCCGGCTGCGCGCCGCCCGGGAGGAGAAGCTGGCCCTGGCCCGCCAGGCGCGGGCCCTGATCGAACCGGGCATGGCGGTGATGCTCGACGACTCCACCACCACCCTGGAGGTGGCCCGGCTGCTGGAGGACGACGCCGGCCCGCTCACCGTGATCACGAACTTCCTGGAGACGATCAAGCTGCTCTCCGGGGTACGCGGCGTACGGCTGCTGGCGCTCGGCGGCGAGTACTACCCGACCCACGACTCGTTCCTCGGAGTGCCGTGCGTGGAGGCGATCGAGGCGCTGCGGGTCGACCTGCTGTTCGCCTCCACCTCGGCGGTCTCCGGCGGGTACGCCTACCACCAGGAACAGGAGATCGTCCTGGTGAAACGGGCGATGATCCGCGCGGCACAGCGCAGCGTGCTGATGGTGGACCACACCAAGCTCGGCCGGGCCGCGCTGCACCGGCTGGCACCGCTGCGTGAATTCGATCTGGTGATCACCGACGCCAAGGCCCCGGAGGAGACGTTGTCGGAGATGCGTGAACATGGTGTCCGGTACGACATCGCGTGA
- a CDS encoding FGGY-family carbohydrate kinase → MVSGTTSREPVVLGVDVGTTVTKAVAFGPDGAALARAARPTVLDRAGPGRYEQDADQVLESVLAVLGELRERVPRPVTALGVTGQGDGLWLVDADGRPVRPAISWLDARSTPILEQWAADGLLEVAYRRTGNYPFPGASGPLLAWLDAHEPAVLDRAATAAYCKDMVVQRLTGLRATDPSDASAPFLDPRTRRYDEDLIAACGLAHRRHLLAPVHDAPHATLDAAAAERTGLPVGLPVIAAPYDLPASAWGAGVRSVGAGLLIVGTTLACQVLRDEVDTTGEPCGLTLNTWQPDRWLRALPAMVGTAALDWVLRLVGAAVSDLPDLLARGRADGLTVLPFFAEAGERAPFVAPRARARMDGLHLGTEPADLVRATCEAIAYSARHCLTAAELTGELTACGGGVGSARWAQIFADALGRPVRVLAGEEIGARGAALAALSVAGGADPDASGWYPPGQRYEPDGPARDRYEAGYARYLEHITQARPAWNRKVDA, encoded by the coding sequence ATGGTGTCCGGTACGACATCGCGTGAACCCGTGGTGCTCGGCGTCGACGTCGGAACCACGGTCACCAAGGCGGTCGCGTTCGGCCCGGACGGCGCGGCACTGGCCCGCGCGGCCCGGCCCACGGTGCTCGACCGGGCCGGCCCCGGCCGGTACGAGCAGGACGCCGACCAGGTGCTGGAGTCCGTGCTGGCGGTGCTCGGCGAACTGCGGGAGCGGGTGCCCCGGCCGGTCACCGCGCTCGGGGTCACCGGACAGGGCGACGGGCTGTGGCTGGTCGACGCCGACGGGCGCCCCGTCCGGCCGGCGATCTCCTGGTTGGACGCCCGGTCCACGCCGATCCTGGAGCAGTGGGCGGCGGACGGGCTGCTGGAGGTGGCGTACCGACGTACCGGCAACTACCCGTTCCCCGGCGCCTCCGGACCGCTGCTGGCCTGGCTCGACGCGCACGAACCGGCCGTACTGGACCGGGCCGCCACCGCCGCGTACTGCAAGGACATGGTCGTGCAGCGGCTCACCGGGCTGCGGGCCACGGACCCGTCCGACGCCTCGGCCCCGTTCCTCGACCCCCGCACCCGCCGGTACGACGAGGACCTGATCGCGGCCTGCGGCCTGGCGCACCGCCGGCACCTGCTGGCGCCGGTGCACGACGCCCCGCACGCCACGCTGGACGCGGCAGCGGCCGAGCGGACCGGCCTGCCGGTCGGCCTGCCGGTCATCGCCGCGCCCTACGACCTGCCCGCCTCGGCCTGGGGTGCGGGGGTCCGGTCGGTCGGCGCCGGACTGCTCATCGTCGGCACCACCCTCGCCTGCCAGGTACTCCGGGACGAGGTCGACACGACCGGCGAGCCGTGCGGCCTGACGCTGAACACCTGGCAACCCGACCGGTGGCTACGGGCCCTGCCCGCGATGGTCGGCACGGCCGCACTGGACTGGGTGCTCCGGCTCGTCGGTGCGGCCGTCTCCGACCTGCCGGACCTGCTGGCCCGGGGCCGGGCCGACGGGCTGACCGTGCTGCCGTTCTTCGCCGAGGCCGGTGAGCGGGCGCCGTTCGTGGCGCCCCGGGCCAGGGCCCGGATGGACGGCCTGCACCTGGGCACCGAGCCGGCGGATCTGGTCCGGGCGACCTGTGAGGCGATCGCGTACAGCGCCCGGCACTGCCTGACCGCCGCGGAGCTGACCGGCGAACTCACCGCCTGCGGCGGCGGGGTCGGGTCGGCACGCTGGGCGCAGATCTTCGCGGACGCGCTGGGCCGACCGGTGCGGGTGCTGGCCGGTGAGGAGATCGGGGCGCGCGGCGCGGCGCTGGCGGCGCTGTCGGTGGCCGGTGGCGCCGACCCGGACGCGTCCGGCTGGTACCCGCCGGGCCAGCGGTACGAGCCGGACGGGCCGGCACGGGACCGGTACGAGGCCGGTTACGCCCGCTATCTGGAGCACATCACGCAGGCCCGTCCGGCCTGGAATCGAAAGGTAGACGCTTGA
- a CDS encoding 2-hydroxyacid dehydrogenase gives MTTTHVLIAGDHFVTPDLVTDALRARIGPVFTARTLTLPWPHVPFGRIAEVDEASGDEDELIAALAGVEVAVTQMGPFTARVLGAADALRLVVVCRGGPVNVNLAAAAQAGVRVRTTPGRNAVAAAEHAVALILATLRQIPDRHAGVRDGAWRSDLYALDEVGSELAGSTVGLVGYGAIGRRVGRILRAFDAEVLVHDPYADPATLDGASPVGLAELLERSAVLSLHARMTPETAGMIGVKELARLPRGAVLVNTARGGLLDYDAVVDALESGQLGGAGFDVFDTEPLPAGSRLRTAPRVVLTPHLAGATRQTAERAAAQAADAVAEYLAERDR, from the coding sequence TTGACAACCACCCACGTCCTGATCGCGGGCGACCATTTCGTGACGCCCGACCTGGTCACCGACGCGCTACGGGCGCGGATCGGTCCGGTGTTCACCGCCCGCACGCTGACGCTGCCCTGGCCGCACGTCCCGTTCGGCCGGATCGCCGAGGTGGACGAGGCGTCCGGGGACGAGGACGAGCTGATCGCGGCGCTGGCCGGAGTGGAGGTGGCGGTGACCCAGATGGGCCCGTTCACCGCCCGGGTGTTGGGCGCGGCGGACGCGTTGCGGCTGGTCGTGGTGTGCCGGGGCGGCCCCGTCAACGTCAACCTGGCGGCCGCGGCGCAGGCGGGGGTGCGGGTCCGGACCACGCCGGGGCGCAACGCGGTCGCCGCCGCCGAGCACGCCGTGGCGCTGATCCTGGCCACCCTGCGGCAGATCCCGGACCGGCACGCCGGTGTCCGGGACGGTGCCTGGCGCAGCGACCTGTACGCGCTGGACGAGGTCGGTTCCGAACTGGCCGGCAGCACGGTCGGGCTGGTCGGCTACGGCGCGATCGGCCGGCGGGTCGGTCGGATCCTGCGGGCCTTCGACGCGGAGGTGCTGGTCCACGACCCGTACGCCGATCCGGCCACGCTGGACGGCGCGAGCCCGGTCGGGCTGGCCGAGCTGCTGGAGCGGTCGGCGGTGTTGAGCCTGCACGCCCGGATGACCCCGGAGACCGCCGGCATGATCGGGGTGAAGGAGCTGGCCCGGCTGCCCCGTGGTGCCGTACTGGTGAACACCGCGCGCGGCGGCCTGCTCGACTACGACGCCGTGGTGGACGCGCTGGAGTCGGGGCAGTTGGGCGGGGCCGGGTTCGACGTCTTCGACACCGAGCCGCTGCCGGCGGGCTCGCGGCTGCGTACCGCGCCCCGGGTGGTGCTCACCCCGCATCTGGCCGGCGCCACCCGGCAGACCGCCGAGCGGGCCGCCGCCCAGGCCGCCGACGCCGTCGCCGAGTACCTCGCCGAGCGGGACCGGTGA
- a CDS encoding inositol monophosphatase family protein, producing MTDPEPVTDREPVTGPEPVTDPGSTTGAQVRTEDLVALLPVATAAVDLAADLIRTGRPGALTAKGERDMASEVDFAVERAVREYLRRRTPQIGFVGEEEGSLDPDAELVWVLDPVDGTVNFVHGLPLVAVSLGLLRAGRPVLGVIDLPLLGQRYWAVEGAGAYADGKRISANRPTGLDEALVAIGDYAVGSGAAGRNRERLAMTAALVSRAQRVRMLGTAAVDLAWLASGRLDALVMFSNNPWDVTAGVVLAREAGARTVDRDGSEHTLAATATIAAASPVLDEILALVRGLAD from the coding sequence GTGACCGACCCCGAGCCGGTGACCGATCGCGAGCCGGTGACCGGCCCCGAGCCGGTGACCGATCCTGGATCGACGACCGGGGCGCAGGTGCGGACCGAAGACCTCGTGGCGCTGCTGCCGGTCGCCACGGCGGCGGTGGACCTCGCCGCCGACCTGATCCGGACCGGCCGGCCCGGTGCGTTGACCGCCAAGGGCGAGCGGGACATGGCCTCGGAGGTGGACTTCGCGGTCGAGCGGGCGGTCCGGGAGTACCTGCGCCGACGTACCCCGCAGATCGGGTTCGTGGGCGAGGAGGAGGGTTCGCTGGATCCCGACGCCGAACTGGTCTGGGTGCTCGACCCGGTGGACGGGACGGTCAACTTCGTCCACGGCCTGCCACTGGTGGCGGTGTCGCTGGGGCTGCTCCGCGCCGGCCGGCCGGTGCTCGGCGTGATCGACCTGCCGCTGCTCGGCCAGCGTTACTGGGCGGTCGAGGGTGCGGGCGCGTACGCCGACGGGAAGCGGATCTCGGCGAACCGGCCGACGGGGCTGGACGAGGCGCTGGTGGCGATCGGCGACTACGCCGTGGGCAGCGGCGCGGCCGGGCGTAACCGCGAGCGGCTGGCGATGACCGCCGCGCTGGTGTCCCGGGCCCAGCGGGTCCGGATGCTCGGCACCGCCGCGGTGGACCTCGCCTGGCTGGCCTCGGGCCGGCTGGACGCGCTGGTGATGTTCTCGAACAACCCGTGGGACGTGACCGCCGGGGTGGTGCTGGCCCGAGAGGCGGGGGCCCGGACGGTGGATCGGGACGGCAGCGAACACACCCTCGCCGCGACGGCCACCATCGCCGCCGCGTCACCCGTGCTGGACGAGATCCTGGCCCTGGTACGCGGTCTCGCGGACTGA